From the Synechococcus sp. Nb3U1 genome, the window GATTGGCGCTGGGGCGCTCGGGTCTCTGGTAGAGGGCCAAGGAGAAAGTGCCCATCTTCGCAGCAGCAGTGACGGCTTCCGCCCTGGTTTACCTCTGGTGTACAGGCCAAGATCAAATCATCAGACGCTTCATGATGAAAGAACAGTTACTGCTCCTGGCAGAAGGAGACCCCTGATGAAGACCTTGACCAACACCCTCTCCCCTACTATTAAGGCCGGCTGTGCCACCCTGGCTTTGCTCTTGGGCTTGGTGGCCACCCCGACTGCGGAGGCGCAGCGGATCATCATCGATGGGCGCGGCATTCAGGTGGAACCGAGCACCGGCGGGTCTGTTATCCTCAATCCCGGCAATCCCGGGTTTCCTGCGGGGGCACGCTTTCGCATTGATGAGGCAGGCAATGTGGTCTCTGCCCCAGGTTACCGCTGTAGTGCTGCCACAGCGGCTGCCGATGCCCCGATCATCTGCCGTTCCCGGTTCAACCGCAACGATGTGGTGGTCTATCGTCGCGATCGCCAATCCAACACCTTTTTTGTGAATACTGACAATACGGTGGCTCAACCCTCTGGCAGTGGCATTCGCATTCTGCCCAACTCCGGAACGGTGCCCCCCTCCGGTAGCGGCATTCGCATCATCCGGGATTGAAAGTCGGGATCCCGTTAGCTACCCCAGTTGTGTGCGCAGCAGGTCTTCAGCATCCGCTGGTTGGAGAGGCTTGGCGAAGAAATAGCCCTGCCCATACTCGCAGTTCAGTAACTGAATCAAATGCAGTTGCTGTACGGTTTCGATCCCCTCGGCAACCACATCCATGCCCAAGCTATGAGCCAGGGTGATAATCATGCGAATGGTCTCGGCATTTTCGCCGTTCGGCCCCATGCGGGCAATGAAGGAGCGATCGATTTTCAGGGTATCAATAGGATAATCATGCAAGCGGCTGAGGGAGGAGTAGCCGGTGCCAAAATCATCAATACTGATTAGCACCCCCAATTTGCGCAGTTGAGCCAGTTGCTCCACAACCTCCCCATTCGATTCAGTGATCAGGCTTTCGGTAATTTCCAGCTTCAGGCAACTGGGATCCAAATCAGCATTGGACAGGAGCCGGGCGATAAACTCCACCAGCCCGGGCTGAGAAAACTGCTTGCCCGAGAGGTTCACACTCAGGGTCACCGCCGCCCTTTTGCCCATTTGAGCTAGCCAGCGCACATTTTGCCAATAGGCTTCCTGAAGAATCCAGCGATCCAATTGCACAATTAGCCCCGTCTCTTCAGCAATGGGGATGAACTCAGCAGGAGAGATCAGCCCCCGTTCCGGGTGTTCCCAGCGCAGAAGGGCCTCAAACCCGACGATTCGACCGGTACTCAGTTGCACAATCGGCTGGTAATACACCCGAAATTGCTCCTGCCGGAGGGCTTGGCGAATCTGGGTTTCCATTTGCAGCCGTTGCAGAGCCCGTTGCCGCATCACCTCATCATAAACAGCGTACTGAGCCTTACCGCGGGACTTTGCCCAAGACAAAGCTGTATCAGCATTGCGGATCAACTCCTCTGGCGTGATGATGTATCCACTCCCCTGATGCAACTCATGCAAGTCTCGGCTGATGGCGATGCCGATGCTGGCGCTCAGATGCACTGGCACCGTTTGTCCCTTGATCTCGAAGGGGTTGGCGAAGGCGGCGAGCACCCGTTGGGCCACATGCAGAGCATCTTCGATCCCTTGCACGTACTCCAGCAAAATGGTGAATTCATCACCGCCAAAGCGGGCTAGGGTCTCGCTGCTGTCCAAACAACTGGATAGGCGCTGGCTGATCTCCACCAACAGGTAATCGCCAACACGGTGTCCAAGGCTATCGTTAATCACCTTGAAGCCATCCAAATCCAAAAACAGCACGGCCAAGAGAGCCTGTTGCTCCTTCATCCGCTGCATCGCTTGCTTCAGCTTGGCCACAAAAGAGGGTTGGTTGGGCAGTTGCGTGAGGGGATCCAGAGAAGCAGCCCTACGCAATTGGGCTTCCAGTCGTTTGCGCTCACTGATCTCCTGCACGATTAAGCACAGCAAAGAGCGCTGGCCCAACACCAAATTGCTGGCGCTCACGGAGACATCCACCGTGGTACCATCCTGCCGCCAATACTGTTGCTCGCTGTTGCCCTCCAGGATGTGCAGGAGGTTGCCTTGAATTTCGGTGTGACGGGCATCGTCTAAAGAGTCCAGATGGGGTACCACTAGATCTTTCAAAGTGAGGCTGGCAGCCTCTGCCCAGGAGTAGCCCAGTAGGGTTTCAAAAGCCGGGTTCACCTCCAAAATGCGCTGAGTTTCCGGATCCACTAACATGACCGTGGGCAAAGCTTTGGCCAAAATGCCCCGATAGCGCTCCTCTTGTTTCCGGATCCGCTGCAGATCCGCCTGACTCAGCCACCCAGCCGCCACCAACAGCATCCCCACCCCAGCCCAAACCCAGGGCAGATGAGGAAAAGGCCGTGAAGAGTTGAGTTGCACCACCCATTCGTTGATTTGAGCGGGATCCGCCTCATCCTCTGCGACAGGAACTCTCTGCAATAGAGCGAAGCTAGCCAGGGTTTGAGCATCCAGCCGTTCGACGAGAATCGGGATCCCGGCAACACTCTCGATGCCCTGCGCAAGATTCCGTTGGCTTAGGCGGGCCGTCCTATCCTGATGTTGGGGCTCCAGACTCCTGAGGGGGTAGATCTGCACCGCAGTAGCAACATCTGTGGGTTCTATCTCGCTTGATAAGGGATCCCGCGAAGCCAGGAGAGAGTCGATGATCTTTGTGGGCAAATCCTGGCTCGATGGGGAGGACTGTGCTTCCTGGGGAAAGACTCGGGGTATGGGCAGGGGATCCCGAACTTCTCCAGGACGGGTGGAGGTCGAAACGCTATCCGGGGGTTCAGGTAAGGACTCTACCGCTGCCTGCCAAAGGAACTGTTGCAAAGCTTGCCGAGCTTGGACTGTCTCCAGCCTATAGAGATATAGCTGGCTCAAGACGGCGAGGATCCCGTAGCCCAGCAGCCCCAAACCCCAACCAAGTGACGGCAGTGACACCCTGAAGAGGGAGGGAGATTCTACACGAATGGTTTGGGCAAACTTGACAGAAGCCCCGAGGGCACAGAGCACACTCAACCTCACTGCTACCTGAAATGGCGGTAGATGAACTAGCCCATGTTAAACAGACTACACAGGATCTGTACTGTCATCTTAGTGGAGCCTTCTGTAGAAACCGTAGCCTCTTTTGCTGAAAATCGGTAGTTTATGAGGATTTTTCTGGATTAAGTCGGGATTTTTGCCGGTTTTCTTCCAATTCCGCCAAGATCTGCTGATGCTGCTGCCGAGTAATGGGATAGAACCACACCAACAGGATCCCCCCTACCAAAGATACGGCTGGCAAAGGTCCAATGGCAAAGCGAATAGCCAGTAGGGCTGACTCCGGTTGAATGGGGGGAGCCTCTCCCGCCACATAGGAGATAAATCCGGCTAGATCCAACGCCTGCCCAACAAAAAACAGCCCCAAGGCTAGACCCACCTTTTGCAACAGCACCATAAAGGCATAAAAGATCCCCTCCCGGCGCTCTCCGGTTTCCAACTCATCCAGATCGATCACATCCGGGATCATCGACCAAGGCCCCAAGTAAGCAGTAGCCGATACCCCTACCCCGGCAATGAGGGCTAGCACAATCATGATCCCCGATTGTCCGGGTTGCAAAAAAAATAAGCCCGCTTGTGAAATCAACCAAAACCCCGCCCCAATCAAATACATGGTGCGTTTGCCCAGATGAGCACTCAGTTGCGTCCACATAAACAGGGTCAGTACCGCGATCCCCTGTACCGCCAACACTGTCAAGGAAATCCACACCTCCGGCAAGCCCATCCAAAAGACGATGAAGTAAGGAATGATCGTGGCAGTGAACTGAAAGGTTAGCCAAGAACAGAGATAAATCCCAATCACAAATAGATAAGGGCGATTGCGAAAGGCCACCCGCATTTGTTGCGCCAAGGGCAAGGGATCCCGTTCCGACTGATACCGTTCCCGCACCCCCCAGAAGCAGAGCAGTAATGGCAGAGAGGAGATCAGCGCAAAGCAAGTTCCTGCCAGCATATAGCCTGCGCTGCGATCCGGTAGCAAATTATAGAGCAAAGGAAATAACACCACTGCCACAATGCTGCCGCCAATGGAGAAAGCAAAACGGAATTGATTGAGCTGCATGCGCTCGTCATAGTCTTGGGTCAGCTCCGGGGTGAGAGAGGCATAGGGAATATTGGCGGCAGAGTAAAAGGTGTT encodes:
- a CDS encoding putative bifunctional diguanylate cyclase/phosphodiesterase, yielding MGLLGYGILAVLSQLYLYRLETVQARQALQQFLWQAAVESLPEPPDSVSTSTRPGEVRDPLPIPRVFPQEAQSSPSSQDLPTKIIDSLLASRDPLSSEIEPTDVATAVQIYPLRSLEPQHQDRTARLSQRNLAQGIESVAGIPILVERLDAQTLASFALLQRVPVAEDEADPAQINEWVVQLNSSRPFPHLPWVWAGVGMLLVAAGWLSQADLQRIRKQEERYRGILAKALPTVMLVDPETQRILEVNPAFETLLGYSWAEAASLTLKDLVVPHLDSLDDARHTEIQGNLLHILEGNSEQQYWRQDGTTVDVSVSASNLVLGQRSLLCLIVQEISERKRLEAQLRRAASLDPLTQLPNQPSFVAKLKQAMQRMKEQQALLAVLFLDLDGFKVINDSLGHRVGDYLLVEISQRLSSCLDSSETLARFGGDEFTILLEYVQGIEDALHVAQRVLAAFANPFEIKGQTVPVHLSASIGIAISRDLHELHQGSGYIITPEELIRNADTALSWAKSRGKAQYAVYDEVMRQRALQRLQMETQIRQALRQEQFRVYYQPIVQLSTGRIVGFEALLRWEHPERGLISPAEFIPIAEETGLIVQLDRWILQEAYWQNVRWLAQMGKRAAVTLSVNLSGKQFSQPGLVEFIARLLSNADLDPSCLKLEITESLITESNGEVVEQLAQLRKLGVLISIDDFGTGYSSLSRLHDYPIDTLKIDRSFIARMGPNGENAETIRMIITLAHSLGMDVVAEGIETVQQLHLIQLLNCEYGQGYFFAKPLQPADAEDLLRTQLG
- a CDS encoding MFS transporter, with the translated sequence MTEQRLSLWTKLAYGVGDLGTGMTANILVFFLLPFLTNTVGMAAGLAGSIYAITRFWDAINDPVIGILSDRTRTRWGRRRPWLLFAAIPFGLTFLAQWWIPFPGRIGALFAYYLLVSLLFNTFYSAANIPYASLTPELTQDYDERMQLNQFRFAFSIGGSIVAVVLFPLLYNLLPDRSAGYMLAGTCFALISSLPLLLCFWGVRERYQSERDPLPLAQQMRVAFRNRPYLFVIGIYLCSWLTFQFTATIIPYFIVFWMGLPEVWISLTVLAVQGIAVLTLFMWTQLSAHLGKRTMYLIGAGFWLISQAGLFFLQPGQSGIMIVLALIAGVGVSATAYLGPWSMIPDVIDLDELETGERREGIFYAFMVLLQKVGLALGLFFVGQALDLAGFISYVAGEAPPIQPESALLAIRFAIGPLPAVSLVGGILLVWFYPITRQQHQQILAELEENRQKSRLNPEKSS